The Candidatus Effluviviaceae Genus I sp. genome contains the following window.
GTCGAGGGGAACCGGATCGCGCGCATCGGGCGAGGACTCCAGGCGCCCTGGGGCGCGCGCGCCATCGAGTGCTCCTCGATGCTCATGCTGCCAGGCTTTGTGAACCTCCACCACCACTTCTACCAGACGCTCCAGCGGAACGTCCCCGCCGCCCAGAACCGCAAGCTCTTCGACTGGCTCACGACGCTC
Protein-coding sequences here:
- a CDS encoding 8-oxoguanine deaminase (catalyzes the transformation of hydroxyatrazine to N-isopropylammelide and ethylamine in the atrazine degradation pathway.), with protein sequence MIIFKSVYHVATMNDARERLSGVDVLVEGNRIARIGRGLQAPWGARAIECSSMLMLPGFVNLHHHFYQTLQRNVPAAQNRKLFDWLTTL